A window of Callospermophilus lateralis isolate mCalLat2 chromosome 13, mCalLat2.hap1, whole genome shotgun sequence contains these coding sequences:
- the Prox1 gene encoding prospero homeobox protein 1: MPDHDSTALLSRQTKRRRVDIGVKRTVGTASAFFAKARATFFSAMNPQGSEQDVEYSVVQHADGEKSNVLRKLLKRANSYEDAMMPFPGATIISQLLKNNMNKNGGTEPSFQASGLSSTGSEVHQEDICSNSSRDSPPECLSPFGRPTMSQFDMDRLCDEHLRAKRARVENIIRGMSHSPSVALRGNENEREMAPQSVSPRESYRENKRKQKLPQQQQQSFQQLVSARKEQKREERRQLKQQLEDMQKQLRQLQEKFYQIYDSTDSENDEDGNLSEDSMRSEILEARAQDSVGRSDNEMCELDPGQFIDRARALIREQELAENKPKREGNNKERDHGPNSLQPEGKHLAETLKQELNTAMSQVVDTVVKVFSAKPSRQVPQVFPPLQIPQARFAVNGENHNFHTANQRLQCFGDVIIPNPLDTFGNVQMPSSTDQTEALPLVVRKNSSDQSASGPAAGGHHQPLHQSPLSATAGFTTSTFRHPFPLPLMAYPFQSPLGAPSGSFSGKDRASPESLDLTRDTTSLRTKMSSHHLSHHPCSPAHPPSTAEGLSLSLIKSECGDLQDMSEISPYSGSAMQEGLSPNHLKKAKLMFFYTRYPSSNMLKTYFSDVKFNRCITSQLIKWFSNFREFYYIQMEKYARQAINDGVTSTEELSITRDCELYRALNMHYNKANDFEVPERFLEVAQITLREFFNAIIAGKDVDPSWKKAIYKVICKLDSEVPEIFKSPNCLQELLHE; encoded by the exons ATGCCTGACCATGACAGCACAGCCCTCTTAAGCCGGCAAaccaagaggagaagagttgacaTTGGAGTGAAAAGGACGGTAGGGACAGCATCTGCATTTTTTGCTAAGGCAAGAGCAACGTTTTTTAGTGCCATGAATCCCCAAGGTTCTGAGCAGGATGTTGAGTATTCAGTGGTGCAGCATGCAGATGGGGAAAAGTCAAATGTACTCCGCAAGCTGCTGAAGAGGGCGAACTCGTATGAAGATGCCATGATGCCTTTTCCAGGAGCAACCATAATTTCCCAGCTGTTGAAAAATAACATGAACAAAAATGGTGGCACCGAGCCCAGTTTCCAAGCCAGCGGTCTCTCTAGTACAGGCTCCGAAGTACATCAGGAGGATATATGCAGCAACTCTTCAAGAGACAGCCCCCCAGAGTGTCTTTCCCCTTTTGGCAGGCCTACTATGAGCCAGTTTGATATGGATCGCTTATGTGATGAGCACCTGAGAGCAAAGCGTGCCCGGGTTGAGAATATAATTCGGGGTATGAGCCATTCCCCCAGTGTGGCATTAAGGGGCaatgaaaatgaaagagagaTGGCCCCGCAGTCTGTGAGTCCCCGAGAAAGTTACAGAGAAAACAAACGCAAGCAAAAGCTGCCCCAGCAGCAGCAACAGAGTTTCCAGCAGCTGGTTTCAGCCCGAAAAGAACAGAAGCGAGAGGAGCGCCGACAGCTGAAACAGCAGCTGGAGGACATGCAGAAACAGCTGCGCCAGCTGCAGGAAAAGTTCTACCAAATCTATGACAGCACTGATTCTGAAAATGATGAAGATGGTAACCTGTCTGAAGACAGCATGCGCTCCGAGATCCTGGAGGCGCGGGCCCAGGACTCGGTCGGGAGGTCCGACAACGAGATGTGTGAGCTCGACCCGGGTCAGTTCATCGACCGGGCTCGAGCCCTGATCAGAGAGCAGGAGCTGGCTGAAAACAAGCCCAAGCGAGAAGGCAACAACAAAGAAAGAGACCACGGGCCAAACTCCTTACAACCCGAAGGCAAACATTTGGCCGAGACCTTGAAACAGGAACTGAACACTGCCATGTCACAAGTTGTGGACACGGTGGTCAAAGTATTTTCGGCCAAGCCTTCCCGCCAGGTTCCTCAGGTCTTCCCACCTCTCCAGATCCCCCAGGCCAGATTTGCAGTCAACGGGGAAAATCACAATTTCCACACCGCCAACCAGCGCCTGCAGTGCTTTGGCGACGTCATCATTCCGAACCCCCTGGACACCTTTGGCAACGTGCAGATGCCCAGTTCCACAGACCAGACAGAAGCACTGCCCCTGGTTGTCCGCAAAAACTCATCTGACCAGTCTGCCTCCGGCCCGGCCGCTGGCGGCCACCACCAGCCCCTGCACCAGTCACCTCTCTCTGCCACTGCAGGCTTCACCACCTCCACTTTCCGCCACCCCTTCCCCCTTCCCTTGATGGCCTACCCATTTCAGAGTCCATTAGGTGCTCCCTCTGGCTCCTTCTCTGGAAAAGACAGAGCCTCTCCTGAATCCTTAGACTTAACTAGGGATACGACGAGTCTGAGGACCAAGATGTCATCCCACCATCTGAGCCACCATCCTTGTTCACCAGCACACCCACCCAGCACCGCCGAAGGGCTCTCCTTGTCGCTCATAAAGTCTGAGTGTGGCGATCTGCAAGACATGTCCGAAATCTCACCTTATTCGGGAAGTGCA ATGCAGGAAGGATTGTCACCCAATCACTTGAAAAAAGCAaagctcatgttcttttatacccGTTACCCCAGCTCCAATATGCTGAAGACCTACTTCTCCGATGTAAAG TTCAACAGATGCATTACCTCTCAGCTCATCAAGTGGTTTAGCAATTTCCGTGAGTTCTACTACATTCAGATGGAGAAGTATGCACGTCAAGCCATCAACGATGGGGTCACCAGCACGGAGGAGCTGTCTATAACCAGAGACTGTGAGCTGTACAGAGCTCTGAACATGCACTACAATAAAGCAAATGACTTTGAG